The window GCTCCCTCAGGCCAGAGCTGGGTCACAAAGCCACGGGAGCTACAGACACAAGAAGAGGCGATtgtgtggggctgggcagctcTTCAATGGGGCTTTGTGCGTCTCTTGGGGCCCAACCCTGGCCGCAGCAGTGCCGGGGTGGTGGCTCCATCCCTGCCCCGCTGTACTCAGCCCCGTACTCCCCTTGCAGTACCGGGGGAAGGAGTGGAGCTGCTGGGACCGGCTGGAGGTGCGGGCCGTTGGGGCGCACGGGCAGGAGATGAcggtgcaggagctgctggactGGCTACAGGTGAGCGCAGTGCCGGCCGCCCCGGTGTCCTGGAGCTGCGCGGGGCCAGACCCTGACACCCAGCTCTTGCAGAGGGAGCACGGGTGGACCGTGAGCAAGCTGCTGCGTGGCACCACAATGCTGTACGACTGGGAGGACGACGACGAGACGCAGGCGCGGCAGCGGGCGCAGAAGtaagcgccccccccccccccctcaccgTGCCCCGGTCCTGTTGGGGGCCGGGGCCCCTGTCCCTCCTGAGCCGCTCCAGCTGCAGGGTAAACATCCTGCTGCCGGCAGCGCTTCCCACGCTGGACCCCCGCCTGGCCCCCAGccacaggggctggggagggggtcTGGGACCAGCCAAATGTAGCTTCCCCAGCCTGGGGGGCCCAAGCAGGGTTCGGGGGATGAGCTGCGCCCAGCGcagttttccttcccctgctgcaggctgtcgGATGGCATGGAGCATGCCGGGGCGCTgcggcagctggagctgcagtaCCTGTGCAAGGGGGACAAGGAGGAGGAGTGCCCCCCGCTCCTCTGCATCCTGCCCTGAACCCAGGGGAGGTCACACACCAGTGGGTGCCCACACTCCCCACTCAGCACCGCCGGCCCCATGCAATAAAAGCTGCAGGACAAGCTCCGCTGCGTGGTCTCTGTGTTGATGCCAGCACCCTGTGCTAGCAGGCAGCCCCATGCCTGCTCACCCCTCATCGGCGCTTCAACCCCACAAACGCTACCGTGTCCGTACCATACAAAACTGGGGTTTATTTACAGTGGAGGAGGGGGCGGGCAGGGCTAGATGTAGCCGATCACGTCGTTGCAGATGATGGGTTGGCGGCTGCGGCTGTTCATGAGGGCGGCGAAGCGGTGGAAGTCCGTAGCCAGCTGGGCAATGTTGCTGTGGGACTGGTGGAAGCAGGCGCCCTTGGGCTGCCCGCCCAGCCCCAGGGGGCAGGACAGACGCTTGGCTGGGTCACGGCTCCCCGGCCGGGCACCCTCGGCTCCTCGGGGCCGGGCCATGCTGGCCAGCTTGCGGCGCACGTTTCCCGAGAGGCTGAGCAGGAAGGCGGGCGGCTTGCCCAGCCGGCGCGAAGGCTCGGCGGCCGGCCGGCGCCGGGGCTCGGTGCCCACCTCGGGCAGGTCCATCCAGTTCTCCACCAGGTCGGCGAAGCAGTtgtcccccagcaccaggggctGCCGGTTGCGGCTCTGTGACAGCAGCGACACCGTCCAGTCCTGCCCATCGGCTGGCTCCAGCGCCCGCCACTGCTCCAGGCAGGCGTCCGACGTGGATTTGGGGCgggcgcggcgggcgggcgCGGGGCCCCCAGCGCCGGCGGAGAGCTGGTGCGCCCGGTGGCAGGGCGGCGGGTGCCGCCGCAGCACCGTCACCTCCTCTTCTCGCCACGTGCCCCCCGACGTCTCCGAGTAGCCTGAGTCAAACTCCAGGCTGCGCTCGCTGGCGGGGGGCGAGCGGGCGGCCAGGCCCCCCTCGTCCTCCTCgctgcaggctgagctgggGCGCTGGGTGGCGGGCGGCCCTCGGGGGTCATGGGCAGCCGGCCTCGTGCCGGGCATGTGCTCCCGGCAGCGGCGCTGCAGGGAAAGGGCAGGTCAGCGCCTTCGCCCCCGCGCCGCGCAGGGGACGCAGGCCTCGGCTCGCCCGCAGCCCCGGGCCCCGCTTTCCTGCGGCTGCGGCGCGGAGCCGGGCGGCGTGCAGCGGCACGTCGGGTGAGCAAGcagccgcccggccccggccgtgCCTG is drawn from Oxyura jamaicensis isolate SHBP4307 breed ruddy duck chromosome 12 unlocalized genomic scaffold, BPBGC_Ojam_1.0 oxy12_random_OJ73007, whole genome shotgun sequence and contains these coding sequences:
- the INKA1 gene encoding PAK4-inhibitor INKA1, with amino-acid sequence MPGTRPAAHDPRGPPATQRPSSACSEEDEGGLAARSPPASERSLEFDSGYSETSGGTWREEEVTVLRRHPPPCHRAHQLSAGAGGPAPARRARPKSTSDACLEQWRALEPADGQDWTVSLLSQSRNRQPLVLGDNCFADLVENWMDLPEVGTEPRRRPAAEPSRRLGKPPAFLLSLSGNVRRKLASMARPRGAEGARPGSRDPAKRLSCPLGLGGQPKGACFHQSHSNIAQLATDFHRFAALMNSRSRQPIICNDVIGYI